A section of the Candidatus Aminicenantes bacterium genome encodes:
- a CDS encoding methionine adenosyltransferase — translation MVKGTYLFTSESVTEGHPDKICDQISDAILDECLRQDPESRVAVECLTKTGMVVVAGELTTTGYIHIPHIVRKTLTDIGYTRSSYGIDAETCAVLVHLEEQSPDIDQGVTATSEHEQGAGDQGMMFGFACRENHEFMPLAIHLSHKLTQRLAEVRKSKELDYLGPDGKSQVTVEYRDGKPTRVTAVVISNQHDEGIPHDRIEADVIAKVIRPVCGDWLNGDTRFYVNPTGQFVRGGPFADAGLTGRKIIVDTYGGMGRHGGGAFSGKDPSKVDRSATYVARYIAKNLVAAEIADKCEIQLAYAIGVAEPVSVNVNFFGSGKITEERAVQIVRQVFPLKPADILRELDLRRPIYLKTASYGHFGRDTFPWEQVNRVEKIRELAGI, via the coding sequence ATGGTCAAAGGAACCTATCTGTTTACATCTGAATCCGTAACCGAGGGGCATCCGGACAAAATCTGCGATCAGATCTCCGATGCCATTCTCGACGAATGCCTGCGCCAGGATCCCGAATCCCGGGTTGCGGTGGAATGCCTTACAAAAACGGGAATGGTCGTGGTGGCGGGTGAGTTGACGACCACCGGCTACATTCACATCCCCCACATCGTGCGCAAAACCCTGACAGACATCGGCTACACCCGCTCATCGTATGGAATCGATGCCGAAACCTGCGCTGTGCTGGTACACTTGGAAGAGCAGTCCCCGGATATCGATCAAGGCGTGACCGCCACCAGTGAGCACGAGCAGGGCGCGGGTGATCAGGGCATGATGTTCGGCTTCGCCTGCCGAGAAAATCACGAGTTCATGCCTCTGGCCATCCACCTCTCCCACAAGTTGACCCAGCGCCTGGCCGAGGTACGCAAATCCAAAGAACTGGACTACCTGGGTCCGGACGGCAAGTCCCAGGTAACTGTGGAGTACCGGGACGGAAAACCCACGCGGGTGACCGCGGTGGTGATTTCCAACCAGCATGATGAAGGTATTCCCCATGATCGCATCGAGGCAGATGTCATCGCAAAGGTGATCCGGCCCGTCTGCGGTGACTGGCTGAACGGAGATACACGTTTTTATGTCAACCCCACAGGCCAGTTCGTGCGTGGCGGTCCGTTTGCCGATGCCGGCCTTACGGGACGTAAGATCATTGTAGATACTTACGGCGGCATGGGACGCCACGGCGGCGGAGCGTTTTCCGGCAAAGACCCGTCAAAAGTGGACCGTTCCGCTACCTACGTAGCCCGTTATATCGCCAAGAACCTGGTAGCCGCGGAAATCGCCGACAAATGTGAAATCCAGTTGGCCTACGCCATCGGCGTAGCGGAACCGGTTTCGGTAAATGTCAACTTCTTCGGCTCCGGCAAGATAACGGAAGAACGCGCGGTTCAGATCGTGCGCCAGGTCTTCCCCTTGAAACCCGCCGACATTCTGAGGGAATTGGACCTGAGGCGACCCATCTACTTGAAAACAGCATCATACGGACATTTCGGTCGCGACACCTTCCCCTGGGAACAGGTAAACCGCGTCGAAAAAATCCGTGAGTTGGCCGGAATCTGA
- a CDS encoding response regulator: MNKGTILIADDEEDIRELLGDFMSGEGYQCLLAADAFEALEKFRNIPDIDLIMSDIRMPGRTGIELLDDVKKLDDDVMVVMITAVKDVESAIAAMSKGAYDYVSKPFKLNEVAAIAGKAIEKRHLILENREYQRGLERKVEARTIELRHALKELDKTYRFTLSALVTALDTRDTETQGHSFRVMSYTMELARRLELNDPEFLKALEYAALLHDIGKIGIPDAILRKPGRLSPLEWEIMKTHPVLGYEILCKIKFLEESAQIVLHHHEHFDGSGYPDGLRRKKIPLGSRIFAVADAFDAMTTKRPYSDAVTFQVALDDLQENKSKLFDPVVVEVFVDAGLEFWQRERETFDRRVKADPDFYLR; the protein is encoded by the coding sequence ATGAACAAAGGTACAATCCTCATCGCCGATGACGAGGAGGATATCCGCGAATTGCTCGGGGATTTCATGAGTGGAGAGGGTTACCAATGCCTCCTGGCGGCGGACGCGTTTGAAGCCCTGGAAAAGTTTCGCAACATCCCCGACATCGATTTGATCATGTCCGACATTCGCATGCCCGGTCGTACGGGCATCGAATTGCTCGACGACGTCAAGAAACTGGACGATGATGTGATGGTGGTAATGATCACCGCGGTCAAAGACGTGGAATCTGCGATTGCCGCCATGTCAAAGGGTGCATATGACTATGTATCCAAACCTTTCAAACTCAATGAAGTCGCGGCCATTGCCGGCAAGGCCATTGAGAAACGCCACCTGATCCTGGAGAACCGTGAGTACCAGCGTGGACTGGAGCGCAAAGTTGAGGCGCGCACCATTGAACTGCGACATGCACTCAAGGAACTGGACAAGACCTATCGGTTCACTCTGAGCGCGCTGGTAACCGCACTGGACACACGGGATACGGAAACCCAGGGGCATTCCTTCCGGGTCATGAGTTATACCATGGAATTGGCCCGCCGATTAGAGCTGAATGATCCGGAATTCCTGAAAGCTCTGGAGTACGCCGCACTTTTGCACGATATCGGAAAAATCGGCATCCCGGATGCCATCCTGCGCAAGCCCGGCCGCCTTTCCCCCCTTGAATGGGAAATCATGAAAACCCACCCGGTCCTGGGATATGAAATCCTGTGCAAAATCAAGTTCCTTGAAGAATCCGCCCAGATCGTTCTTCACCACCACGAACACTTTGACGGCAGCGGCTATCCGGATGGATTACGTAGAAAAAAAATCCCGCTGGGATCGCGGATCTTTGCGGTTGCCGACGCATTTGACGCCATGACGACCAAGCGCCCCTACAGTGATGCCGTGACATTTCAGGTCGCTTTGGATGATTTGCAGGAAAACAAAAGCAAGCTTTTTGATCCCGTCGTGGTGGAAGTTTTTGTCGATGCCGGCCTGGAATTCTGGCAGAGAGAAAGGGAAACATTTGACCGCCGCGTCAAGGCGGACCCCGATTTTTACCTGCGCTGA
- the rimI gene encoding ribosomal-protein-alanine N-acetyltransferase → MIIRPAQPEDVTAVTQIDHACFRDGWSADYYRDEIANPIARLIVTEEYGEVSGFLLFWCLPPQADILRMAVPMERRNEGIGVQLVENMLKTAQSEGTREVFLEVRRSNEVARRLYRKAGFVQTGIRSDYYRNPQEDAVCMVWRQRR, encoded by the coding sequence ATGATCATCCGGCCCGCTCAACCCGAAGACGTAACCGCGGTTACTCAAATCGACCACGCATGTTTTCGCGACGGCTGGAGTGCGGATTATTACCGGGATGAGATTGCGAATCCCATCGCCCGTCTGATAGTGACGGAAGAATACGGCGAAGTCAGCGGATTTCTCTTGTTCTGGTGCCTGCCGCCCCAGGCCGACATATTGCGCATGGCCGTGCCCATGGAACGCCGCAACGAGGGTATCGGTGTTCAATTGGTGGAAAATATGTTGAAAACGGCTCAAAGCGAAGGAACGCGTGAAGTGTTTCTGGAGGTTCGCCGTTCAAACGAAGTTGCCCGGCGACTATACCGGAAAGCCGGTTTTGTGCAAACCGGAATCCGCTCAGATTACTACCGCAACCCCCAAGAAGACGCGGTGTGCATGGTGTGGCGTCAGCGCAGGTAA
- the tsaB gene encoding tRNA (adenosine(37)-N6)-threonylcarbamoyltransferase complex dimerization subunit type 1 TsaB, which yields MSLVAGLDTTSRHASIALVRDDQLVIEYNFVTRDELSATLVPAISFVLNSVGVAVRDIDLFGIGVGPGLFTGLRIGLTTLKGLLFSDPRPVVPVVTLEALAWKLRQSRRVLVPLIDARRREVYMAAYRFSGDDLPEEVLAPRLVCIDELPDILSDWKEMRFTGNGVSAYRRELNAMFPGFRSRGRSSFLASEICRISVIRHARNESITRLEDLQPLYLRPPDAEATRRE from the coding sequence GTGAGCCTGGTAGCCGGACTGGATACCACTTCACGCCATGCCTCAATCGCTTTGGTCCGCGACGACCAACTCGTCATTGAATATAACTTTGTAACCCGTGACGAGTTGTCGGCCACCCTGGTTCCCGCGATTTCTTTCGTGCTCAACAGCGTCGGTGTAGCTGTACGCGACATCGATCTTTTCGGGATTGGTGTCGGCCCCGGGTTGTTTACCGGCTTACGTATCGGTCTCACGACCCTGAAGGGGTTGCTCTTTTCGGATCCCCGCCCGGTGGTCCCCGTGGTCACCCTTGAAGCGCTGGCCTGGAAGCTGCGCCAGTCCCGGCGTGTCCTGGTGCCGCTGATCGACGCGCGGCGTCGGGAAGTGTACATGGCCGCCTACCGTTTCAGCGGCGATGACCTTCCGGAAGAGGTTCTTGCTCCAAGGCTGGTCTGCATAGACGAGTTGCCGGATATCCTTTCGGATTGGAAGGAAATGCGTTTCACCGGTAACGGCGTTTCCGCGTACAGGCGGGAACTGAATGCCATGTTCCCCGGTTTTCGCTCCAGGGGCCGCTCCTCTTTCCTGGCATCGGAGATCTGTCGCATTTCGGTTATCCGTCACGCGCGCAATGAATCGATCACTCGCCTTGAAGACCTCCAGCCGCTTTACCTGCGTCCACCCGATGCGGAAGCGACCAGGCGGGAATGA
- a CDS encoding ATP-binding protein has protein sequence MPRPHDTVNLNFSSNLKYTEFSVLVMEYLGNLLQISDERFFQIEIALREVINNAIVHGNRSDPEKRVNVSFSWNSEYLRIRIRDENPEDVDFERLVREAEQKDVLSPSGRGMLLMQSYMDSLSFESTTEGSVITMEKRL, from the coding sequence ATGCCACGTCCGCATGACACGGTTAACCTGAATTTTTCCAGTAATTTGAAGTATACCGAGTTCTCTGTTCTGGTTATGGAGTATCTGGGCAACTTGCTGCAGATCAGCGATGAGCGGTTTTTTCAGATTGAGATCGCACTCAGGGAAGTCATAAACAACGCCATTGTTCACGGCAATCGTTCAGATCCCGAAAAGCGGGTAAATGTCAGTTTCTCCTGGAACAGTGAGTATCTGCGTATCCGCATCCGGGACGAAAATCCCGAGGACGTGGATTTCGAACGCCTCGTCCGCGAAGCGGAGCAAAAGGATGTACTTAGTCCCAGCGGTCGTGGAATGCTTCTCATGCAGAGTTACATGGATTCATTGAGTTTTGAGTCCACTACCGAGGGCTCGGTGATCACCATGGAAAAGCGACTGTGA
- the mutS gene encoding DNA mismatch repair protein MutS, producing the protein MPDRSLTPMLRQYLAIKKEYPDAILFFRMGDFYEMFFEDARTAAPLLEVVLTTRDKNKVNAVPMCGVPYHALDGYARKLLNRGYKVAVCEQVEDPAVAKGIVRREVTRVLTPGTALEMDTGDTENRVVASLFLDDVHGALATTDIAAGEFEVRSVDCGDLASLADELYRKAPNEVIIPENNETDWRELERLVPELTRIPITRMASHEYHQVENETRLTTQLQIESIEGLGLSGFGAAICAAGVLIKYLQSVRKTALKNITSLRFVPLASHLILDAVAYRNLEILKNLRTQTNRGSLLWAVDFTVTPMGKRLLRNWLSYPLADPAAIERRLDGVEACAGDLITRTEIRRVLKDAGDLARLNSRISLNVGQPHHLIKLADVLRRIPELRELVSAFNTAIINDIHSGLDPLEPIVAMIDAAVDTDPAPNLNEGRVIRPGYHKELDNLRAISRDARELIAALEREERRKTGISSLKIKYNRVFGYFIEVTKTHLALVPDTYTRKQTLVNAERFVHAELKELEDRILRAEEKSIQLEKELFAKIISRIQNHAAMLARNSELMGRLDVLTAAAELARRRNYVRPAVSDHCRLHISGGRHPVVETNPEVNFVPNDTKMNGSGEQVLVITGPNMGGKSTYLRQNALIVIMAQAGLFVPAESAEIGVCDRIFTRIGASDSLMEGKSTFMVEMIETAVILNNATARSLILLDEIGRGTSTYDGLSIAWAVIETLHESPPRPRTLFATHYHELTALAHIFDGVRNYHIAVREWQDNVVFLHKVSPGATDQSFGIHVARIAGIPDTVIERAKEVLLNLEKKELNRLITERISGRIKEIRPQAGSLFPDSAVIEAWDDIRGRLKEIDISTITPLQAMHLLNELKARSEKLK; encoded by the coding sequence ATGCCGGATCGCTCGCTGACACCCATGCTGCGGCAATACCTGGCAATCAAAAAAGAGTACCCGGATGCCATTCTTTTTTTTCGCATGGGGGATTTCTACGAAATGTTTTTTGAAGACGCCCGTACGGCTGCGCCGTTGCTCGAAGTAGTACTCACCACGCGCGACAAAAACAAAGTCAACGCTGTTCCCATGTGTGGTGTGCCTTACCACGCCCTGGATGGTTATGCCAGGAAACTGCTGAACCGCGGCTACAAGGTGGCCGTATGTGAACAGGTCGAAGATCCGGCCGTGGCGAAAGGAATCGTGAGGCGGGAAGTCACGCGTGTCCTGACTCCGGGAACAGCCCTGGAAATGGATACCGGAGACACCGAGAACCGGGTGGTGGCGTCGCTTTTCCTGGACGATGTGCATGGCGCGCTGGCCACTACGGACATTGCGGCAGGGGAATTCGAAGTGAGAAGTGTCGACTGCGGGGATTTGGCGTCCCTGGCGGATGAACTCTACCGCAAGGCCCCGAATGAAGTCATCATCCCGGAAAACAATGAAACGGACTGGCGCGAACTGGAACGGCTGGTTCCGGAGTTGACCCGGATTCCCATAACCAGAATGGCATCGCATGAATACCACCAGGTGGAAAACGAAACACGCCTGACCACCCAGTTACAGATCGAAAGCATCGAAGGTTTGGGCTTATCCGGATTTGGCGCGGCAATATGCGCCGCCGGAGTACTGATCAAGTACCTGCAGTCCGTGCGCAAAACCGCGCTGAAAAACATCACTTCACTGCGATTTGTCCCCCTGGCTTCACACCTGATCCTGGATGCCGTTGCCTATCGCAATCTGGAGATTTTAAAAAATCTTCGTACTCAGACAAACCGGGGCAGTTTATTATGGGCGGTTGATTTTACGGTTACGCCAATGGGAAAACGGCTGCTGCGCAACTGGCTTTCCTACCCTCTGGCAGACCCCGCAGCCATTGAGCGACGCCTGGATGGAGTTGAAGCCTGTGCCGGCGACTTGATCACGCGTACGGAAATCCGCCGCGTATTAAAGGATGCCGGAGATCTTGCCCGCTTGAATTCTCGCATTTCACTGAACGTGGGTCAGCCTCACCACTTGATAAAGCTGGCGGATGTATTGCGCCGCATACCTGAACTGCGGGAACTCGTGAGCGCATTCAACACGGCGATTATCAACGATATCCACTCCGGATTGGACCCCCTGGAGCCGATTGTGGCCATGATCGATGCGGCCGTTGATACTGATCCCGCCCCGAACCTGAATGAAGGACGAGTGATCCGCCCAGGATACCACAAGGAACTGGACAACTTGCGTGCAATCAGTCGCGATGCGCGCGAACTCATCGCCGCATTGGAGAGGGAAGAACGCAGAAAGACCGGAATTTCTTCTCTGAAAATCAAGTACAACAGAGTGTTCGGGTATTTCATCGAGGTCACCAAGACCCATCTGGCACTGGTCCCGGACACCTATACACGCAAACAGACCCTGGTCAATGCCGAACGCTTCGTCCACGCTGAGCTCAAGGAATTGGAAGATCGTATTTTGCGGGCTGAAGAAAAAAGCATCCAATTGGAAAAAGAGTTGTTCGCAAAGATCATATCGCGAATCCAGAACCATGCCGCAATGCTGGCGCGAAACTCAGAGCTGATGGGTCGACTCGACGTGTTGACGGCCGCCGCGGAATTGGCGCGGCGGAGAAATTACGTCCGCCCGGCTGTGAGCGATCATTGCCGCCTCCATATCAGCGGGGGCCGACATCCCGTAGTCGAGACCAATCCGGAAGTGAACTTTGTCCCCAACGACACAAAAATGAACGGGAGCGGGGAACAGGTGCTGGTCATCACCGGACCGAACATGGGGGGGAAATCCACCTACCTTCGTCAGAACGCCCTCATCGTCATCATGGCCCAGGCCGGCTTGTTCGTCCCGGCCGAGAGCGCGGAGATTGGAGTATGTGACCGGATTTTTACTCGAATCGGTGCCTCGGATTCGTTAATGGAAGGCAAATCCACTTTCATGGTGGAAATGATCGAGACCGCTGTCATCCTCAACAACGCCACGGCTCGCTCCCTGATCCTGCTGGATGAGATCGGCCGCGGCACATCGACCTATGACGGGCTTTCCATAGCCTGGGCGGTGATCGAAACCCTGCACGAATCTCCACCGCGACCCAGAACCCTGTTTGCCACGCATTACCACGAATTGACGGCGCTGGCCCACATATTCGACGGGGTGCGCAATTACCATATTGCGGTGCGGGAATGGCAAGACAACGTGGTTTTCCTTCATAAAGTCTCGCCGGGAGCCACGGACCAGAGTTTCGGCATCCACGTCGCGCGTATCGCCGGCATCCCGGATACCGTCATCGAACGCGCCAAAGAGGTGTTGCTGAACCTTGAAAAGAAAGAACTCAATCGCCTGATCACCGAACGC